The sequence GGGGCCTCCACGGGGGCCGCGCCCAGGCCGGCCGCCTCCAAGGCCGCGCCGCCCGCCGCGGCGCCTCCGCTGGCCCGGGTGTCCGGGGACGGGGTGAACCGGGTGGCCCGGCTGGAGTCGGGCCTCACCGTGGGCAGCCTCAAGGACTCGCGTTGAGCCCGGTGGATCAGGCGCTGCTGACGCGGACCTGATCCAGCGCGTCGTAGGTGGCGGCCTTGTAGGCCTCCGACAGTGTCGGGTAGTTGAAGCAGGTCTCCACGAAGAGCTGCGCGGTGGCGCCGGTGAGCAGCGCGGTGAGCCCCACGTGCACCAGCTCCGAGGCCTGCTCGCCCAGCACGTGCACGCCCAGCAGCTTCATGTCGTCGCGGTGGAAGAGCAGCTTCAGCATGCCCTGCCGCTCGCCGATGATCTGCCCGCGCGGGTTGGTGTCGAACGTGGCCCGGCCGACGACGTAGGGGATGCTGCGCGTGCGCAGGGACTCCTCCGTGTCGCCGGCCATGGACACCTCCGGGATGGTGTAGATGCCGTAGGGCAGGATGGGCGTGAGCGTGCGCTTGCCCGGGCCGAACGCGTGCTCCACCGCGATGCGGGCCTGCTCCATGGAGGTGGAGGCCAGCGCCGGGAAGCCGATGACGTCCCCCACCGCGTAGATGTGCGGCACGGCCGTCTGGTACGCGAGCCCCACCTCGATCTGCCCGCGCTTGCCCTGCTTGATGCCCAGCGCCTCGATGCCCAGGCCCGCGGTGTTGGAGGTGCGGCCGGAGGCGACCAGCACCTGATCCGCCTCCAGCACCTCGCCCGTGGACAGCTTCAGGCGGATGGGCTCCTCGTGCGACTCCGGGACGTGCGCGGACTCCACCGTCTGGCCCAGGCGCAGCCGCACGCCCAGCGTCTCCATGCAGTCGCGCAAGAGCTGGCCAATTTCCGCGTCCAGGAAGGACAGCAGGTCGTTCTTCACCTCCACCAGCGTCACCGGGATGCCGAGCGCGGCGAACATGCACGCGTACTCGCAGCCGATGACGCCGCCGCCCACCACCACCAGCGTGCGGGGCAGGGTGGTGATGTCGAGGATCTCATCCGAGTCGTGCACGCGCGGGTCCCCGAAGGGGTACAGCGGCGGCCGGTAGGGCGTGGAGCCGGTGGCGATGAGGACGGTGCCGGCGCTGAGCCTCGCGACCTCCGCGCCGTCGCGCTTCACCGCGACGGTGTGCGCGTCCACGAAGGCGCCGGAGCCCTGGAACACCGTCACGCCGTGGCGCTGGAGGTTCTTGTGGATGCGCTCGCGCTCCATCTGCTTCACGCGGCGCTCGCGGAAGAGAAAGTCGGAGACGGTGGCCTCGTGGCGCAGCGTCGCGTCCACGCTGTAGAGGCCACGCGCCTTGAAGCCGGACA is a genomic window of Corallococcus macrosporus containing:
- the sthA gene encoding Si-specific NAD(P)(+) transhydrogenase, translated to MADFDLVVIGSGPAGEWGAVQASLAGKRVAVVEREPVLGGTAANTGTLPSKTLRETALHLSGFKARGLYSVDATLRHEATVSDFLFRERRVKQMERERIHKNLQRHGVTVFQGSGAFVDAHTVAVKRDGAEVARLSAGTVLIATGSTPYRPPLYPFGDPRVHDSDEILDITTLPRTLVVVGGGVIGCEYACMFAALGIPVTLVEVKNDLLSFLDAEIGQLLRDCMETLGVRLRLGQTVESAHVPESHEEPIRLKLSTGEVLEADQVLVASGRTSNTAGLGIEALGIKQGKRGQIEVGLAYQTAVPHIYAVGDVIGFPALASTSMEQARIAVEHAFGPGKRTLTPILPYGIYTIPEVSMAGDTEESLRTRSIPYVVGRATFDTNPRGQIIGERQGMLKLLFHRDDMKLLGVHVLGEQASELVHVGLTALLTGATAQLFVETCFNYPTLSEAYKAATYDALDQVRVSSA